One genomic region from Augochlora pura isolate Apur16 chromosome 7, APUR_v2.2.1, whole genome shotgun sequence encodes:
- the Cglr1 gene encoding cGAS-like receptor 1 isoform X1 — MDDHNLEKYLSDDTVIQLIEKMFITLPEEEVKETNIILKEVLNDLVERMKRNDTLFAKAYEQIVFCGSFYKGTKISKPNEFDINIVLNLRKCIIHPNNIQLIKAKPAFVGIRIHDFWDIPHSQKYALTNKEKRQLRKLMHNNYLHPCRFLSWIQKTLSDLNKQLPICYKSFKLIKISSSGPAFTLLLKNYNCEKEFSVDIVPVLTFDTDILCTINSKYNWRGTKGTWFAVAVPPKNSYTEFLDESPPWRQSFVYQENKILSQHGRIKQIIRLLKKLKETWGWYNIASYFIETIFLNKLIDIKDILDRKSSTWIFYVMLKEMHRCFEEHTIEYFWDPEYNLLSKIGIIEMQNITRCLRHIIERIRLYIVSNPLIIADIILDDEEYESLMKEYNARDTNINGDNQEQSSWKCIIS, encoded by the exons ATGGATGACCACAACTTGGAAAAATATCTGAGTGATGATACGGTGATACAATTGATAGAGAAAATGTTCATAACACTTCCAGAAGAAGAAGTAAAAGAAaccaatattattttgaaagag GTACTCAATGATTTAGTGGAGAGAATGAAAAGGAATGATACTTTATTTGCGAAAGCATacgaacaaattgttttttgTGGTAGCTTTTACAAGGGtacaaaaataagtaaacCAAACGagtttgatataaatattgtgttaAACTTACGTAAATGTATTATCCACCCCAATAATATCCAG CTTATTAAGGCTAAACCGGCATTTGTTGGAATTCGAATACATGATTTTTGGGACATTCCACATTCCCAGAAGTATGCTTTGacgaacaaagaaaaaag ACAATTAAGAAAACTTatgcataataattatcttcACCCATGTCGATTTCTTTCTTGGATTCAAAAAACTTTAAGCGACCTTAACAAACAATTACCAATATGTTATAAGTccttcaaattaattaaaataagcaGTAGTGGTCCAGCATTTACATTActacttaaaaattacaattgtgaaaaagaattttcagtTGATATAGTTCCAGTATTAACTTTCGACACAGATATACTTTGTACTATAAACTCAAAG TATAATTGGCGCGGAACCAAAGGAACATGGTTTGCAGTAGCAGTGCCCCCCAAAAATTCATATACTGAATTTTTAGATGAATCTCCACCATGGAGACAATCTTTCGTTTaccaagaaaataaaattctttctcaACATGGTcgtataaaacaaattatacgTTTGCTAAAg aaattgaaagaaacatGGGGGTGGTATAACATAGCAAGCTACTttatagaaacaatatttttaaataaattaatagatatcAAAGACATATTGGATAGAAAATCTTCAACATGGATTTTCTATGTG atgcTGAAGGAAATGCATCGTTGTTTTGAAGAACATACAATAGAATACTTTTGGGATCctgaatacaatttattatcaaaaattggaataatCGAAATGCAGAACATAACAAGATGTTTGCGACATATTATAGAGCGAATTAGACTATATATAGTGTCTAATCCACTGATAATAGCTGACATAATTT TGGACGATGAAGAATATGAATCATtaatgaaagaatataatgcaagggatacaaatattaatg GCGACAATCAAGAACAAAGCTCATGGAAATGTATcatatcataa
- the Cglr1 gene encoding cGAS-like receptor 1 isoform X2 has translation MKRNDTLFAKAYEQIVFCGSFYKGTKISKPNEFDINIVLNLRKCIIHPNNIQLIKAKPAFVGIRIHDFWDIPHSQKYALTNKEKRQLRKLMHNNYLHPCRFLSWIQKTLSDLNKQLPICYKSFKLIKISSSGPAFTLLLKNYNCEKEFSVDIVPVLTFDTDILCTINSKYNWRGTKGTWFAVAVPPKNSYTEFLDESPPWRQSFVYQENKILSQHGRIKQIIRLLKKLKETWGWYNIASYFIETIFLNKLIDIKDILDRKSSTWIFYVMLKEMHRCFEEHTIEYFWDPEYNLLSKIGIIEMQNITRCLRHIIERIRLYIVSNPLIIADIILDDEEYESLMKEYNARDTNINGDNQEQSSWKCIIS, from the exons ATGAAAAGGAATGATACTTTATTTGCGAAAGCATacgaacaaattgttttttgTGGTAGCTTTTACAAGGGtacaaaaataagtaaacCAAACGagtttgatataaatattgtgttaAACTTACGTAAATGTATTATCCACCCCAATAATATCCAG CTTATTAAGGCTAAACCGGCATTTGTTGGAATTCGAATACATGATTTTTGGGACATTCCACATTCCCAGAAGTATGCTTTGacgaacaaagaaaaaag ACAATTAAGAAAACTTatgcataataattatcttcACCCATGTCGATTTCTTTCTTGGATTCAAAAAACTTTAAGCGACCTTAACAAACAATTACCAATATGTTATAAGTccttcaaattaattaaaataagcaGTAGTGGTCCAGCATTTACATTActacttaaaaattacaattgtgaaaaagaattttcagtTGATATAGTTCCAGTATTAACTTTCGACACAGATATACTTTGTACTATAAACTCAAAG TATAATTGGCGCGGAACCAAAGGAACATGGTTTGCAGTAGCAGTGCCCCCCAAAAATTCATATACTGAATTTTTAGATGAATCTCCACCATGGAGACAATCTTTCGTTTaccaagaaaataaaattctttctcaACATGGTcgtataaaacaaattatacgTTTGCTAAAg aaattgaaagaaacatGGGGGTGGTATAACATAGCAAGCTACTttatagaaacaatatttttaaataaattaatagatatcAAAGACATATTGGATAGAAAATCTTCAACATGGATTTTCTATGTG atgcTGAAGGAAATGCATCGTTGTTTTGAAGAACATACAATAGAATACTTTTGGGATCctgaatacaatttattatcaaaaattggaataatCGAAATGCAGAACATAACAAGATGTTTGCGACATATTATAGAGCGAATTAGACTATATATAGTGTCTAATCCACTGATAATAGCTGACATAATTT TGGACGATGAAGAATATGAATCATtaatgaaagaatataatgcaagggatacaaatattaatg GCGACAATCAAGAACAAAGCTCATGGAAATGTATcatatcataa